A region of Cataglyphis hispanica isolate Lineage 1 chromosome 6, ULB_Chis1_1.0, whole genome shotgun sequence DNA encodes the following proteins:
- the LOC126850361 gene encoding tubulin polymerization-promoting protein homolog — protein MQAEKNDTDTEKNEAANDVTTTSVANDVTNLKIEDGSTSSTPSSPGATESGSFLANFKAFSKFGDPKSDGKLITLSQSDKWMKQAKVIDGKKITTTDTGIYFKKHKSTKLGLEQYKAFLDELAKSKKVELTEIKKKMANCGPPGVTASSAAAKATSTVDRLTDVSKYTGSHKQRFDETGKGKGIAGRKDISDQSGYVQGYQNKDTYNKAH, from the exons ATGCAAGCGGAGAAGAATGATACCGACACTGAGAAAAATGAAGCTGCCAACGACGTCACGACGACTTCTGTCGCGAATGACGTTACGAATTTGAAGATCGAAGATGGTTCAACGAGTTCGACGCCAAGTAGTCCCGGTGCTACCGAGTCGGGTAGCTTTTTAGCGAATTTCAAAGCGTTCTCCAAATTTGGCGATCCAAAGAGCGACGGCAAACTGATTACATTAAGTCAAAGTGACAAATGGATGAAGCAAGCGAAGGTGATCGATGGAAAGAAGATCACCACTACGGATACGGGAATTTACTTCAAGAAACACAA ATCAACAAAACTCGGTCTTGAACAATATAAAGCGTTCCTCGACGAACTGGCCAAAAGTAAGAAAGTGGAATTAacggaaataaaaaagaagatggCCAACTGTGGACCACCTGGAGTTACTGCTTCCAGCGCA GCTGCAAAGGCAACGTCGACAGTCGACAGATTAACCGATGTGAGTAAATACACCGGCTCCCATAAGCAACGTTTCGACGAAACCGGGAAGGGTAAAGGTATAGCAGGTCGCAAAGACATATCAGATCAGTCCGGATATGTACAAGGCTACCAAAATAAAGATACGTACAACAAGGCCCATTAG